The Alteromonas stellipolaris genome segment TGCCCTTCGTGCCTGCGCCCCTTATTTAAAAGTTAGTTCCTTAGAGGAAGTTTGATGAATAAGGAAGAAGGAATTTCTAAATATAAACTCAATAAAATCGCAACTGAGTCATTAAGAAATACAATCCGCCTTCATTTCGACTCGATACTTCTTTACGAAAATGGCTCATATCCGAGTGCTCTTCAGCTTTCAGTTTTGGCTATGGAAGAATTTTCAAAAGCTAACTGGGTTGACCATTATATTTGGTCTTCTGAAACAAATGAGGGCTACCCAGATGAGAACTTCGAGCAAAGATGGTTAAAGTTGCTCTATCTTCATCCTGAGAAGCAATGGAACTTTGTGGCAAGAAATACTGAAGATTTTTCGCCCAACTTTATATCTTTGATAAGAAGTCGAAAACTGGAGGAAAAGAAACAGAATTCGATTTATGTTGGGTTATCGCGCTCAAAGGGAAAAGTTGACACAGGTAGTCGAGTAACTACTCCTTGCCTAATAAGCCAGAAAGACGCAAAACAGTTTATTTCAATAATAAATAGTGAGCTAATCAGAATATGCGCAAGAATTGAAGAAGATGAATTCTATTTCGAAGGAGGTAAAGGAATGGACGAAGTATTCGACTACGAAATATATAAAAAGCTTTTAAAATGGCCGCACAAAAGTGGGATCATGAATAAGGGTTGGAGAAAGAAAAATCGGCAACGGAACTAACAAGGCGCTTAACACGTTCCCTTCGGTCACTGGGACAGTAACGCAGCGGCGCTTCGCGATAATGCCGCTACGTCACTGCCCGTTAGCTTAGCGTTATATGCTTCGGACAACTTTACTTTCTAAGTGTCCTTAACTTATTGCATCACGATCTAGATAATATTCGCATACATTGGCAAATGTTTAGAGGCGAATATGTGGAACAACAGCAAGTATTGGTATGAAAAGCCTATCGGAATCGTTTTACTCAACGTGATTTCAGGA includes the following:
- a CDS encoding AbiV family abortive infection protein yields the protein MNKEEGISKYKLNKIATESLRNTIRLHFDSILLYENGSYPSALQLSVLAMEEFSKANWVDHYIWSSETNEGYPDENFEQRWLKLLYLHPEKQWNFVARNTEDFSPNFISLIRSRKLEEKKQNSIYVGLSRSKGKVDTGSRVTTPCLISQKDAKQFISIINSELIRICARIEEDEFYFEGGKGMDEVFDYEIYKKLLKWPHKSGIMNKGWRKKNRQRN